In Carassius auratus strain Wakin linkage group LG30F, ASM336829v1, whole genome shotgun sequence, the DNA window GCGGCACGTCAGTGGAGGCGCACGCACTGTGACATCACGAGCACACAGCGCCTTTTGGAGTGAACAAgttcaaataaatgttcatttaaacagCTTACAGGATATAGCTTTGGttattcagtgtttatattatATCCATTGGTTTACATATGATGTAAGGTCAGGTCACATGATCCAGGAATTCATGACAAGCATGTCCAGAAGCCGGAAAATAAGAAACCATCACTGAAAGCGGACACCCCGACACCTTCAATGGACACTTGCCTCATCAAATATTTACTTAAAGTGACTGGCAAAACTGCTCACGGCCAGAATGGACAAAAACGAATAACATTCAAAGAGACAGAGATTTCTGAGCTAGCTTCAAATctactgaatataaatataaagcatCACTAATCACAAATActcaaatacaaatatacatttttacgttcttttttttttttaaagaatgcactGGTGTTTCGGCCAATAATTGATACTGGCTGATACAAGCAATCatctgtaattatttatattttattttatgtgagatACAGATCGCTTTAGAGTCCACATGTCAGTTTTAGAGGCAGCTAGCACGAGTCTTTTCCTATGTCCTATCAAGTTgtagcaataaataaatgttaatgaacatcagaaggtgtATTAAAAGTACAGAAATACAGTATCAGTGTCAACTGAAAGAAAGACATCAAATATGAGTTGTTTTTTTAGTGTGCTTAtatcttaaataaatacataaataaatagcaataaatataatattctatTAGCTATGAAactaattatgcatttattttttagttttgttaaataaaactttacCCGTACTTTTACTCAATGTTCTTTGTAAGCATGCTGTTATTTTGGAAGTCGGGTAACTGTGCTGTTTCTAACTGGATTTGAGAAGCATTACCAAGAGATAGATCTATTGAGATAAAACTGACCGTTAAAACCCAGATCACAGAAAAAGACAGATCTCTAGCTTCTGCACAAGTCCTCTAAATCTTTCTTATATTACATGTGGCCCAAAAAAGGAGACGGGAAAGGCCACATTTCAATTGCATTGACTATtgcatgtttttcaaataaaatctacGACCGTGAGATCACATTCGGAGTGGTTGTTGGCTACAGcagcatttgattttatttgagttttatccgtgggttacaaaaaataaagcctcacaGAAAGCAAAGCATGTTGCACACTCGCAGCATGTTAAAATCCAGGAATGTGTGACTAGACTGGATAAGGTTTACAGCACTATGGTTTTTTTATGATTGCATATTTCAAGAAAAAACAAACCGATTATTGGTGTGATCGTTAGAGGGGCAACCAACCAGCCTCACTTCCAGTGAAGAATCCAGAAAAGgcttttagggggaaaaaaagcagGAAATGCAGATAAGATAGTGATGTTTGAGAAGGCAGATAAACCAAAGCACACAAGCCATTGGtcactgaaaacacattttagttcatCAACACACCATAAAACTGTGGGATCAATGATCTTTGCAGAAGTCAACTTTTCCACTGAGTTCTGAAGGCTGAAATGGAGGCGTGTTTAGTTCTTGTTCTAGTTTACtcaaaaagggaaaataatttgACATTCTCAAATGTGTCTTCTTTTGTGTGAGTACATAGAGAGAGTATTTTTTATAGAGAGCAGTGTGgtcattcttcaaaacatctccatttgtgttcaactgaaaaataaaagtgGTTTGGAGCAGCATTGAAGTTAATGTTCTTCTTTCTGTAAAATGCGAAATTGCCAAGACATTATCTGTTAAGTTTACGGACATTTCCTATAatcctaaaacacaacacaatgcaatgcctaattaaaaatgaaaattcaaaaaaggaaaatctctaatattctaagaaaataatcaATTCATAAACACGCTCCACAGAATAACAAtgacatgtaatgtgtaacagaCAAAACCAATGTCTTGTCTTTTCAAGCACTGTTGATTTAGACCTCAGGATATTGGATGATGTGAAATTGGGATGTGATCCGCGAAAAAAGAAAGGACAAAACATGATGATTCTGAAATGTTATCGAACTAAAAGCTTCTTATCATCAGATGGGACCAATCAAGAGTGGCCTCTGGTTAGGTTCGTTCATCTTCTCATGCGTCTGTGCTCTTTTCCTAGTCCACTATCAAAGAGCTCCAGATAACAGCCATTCACAAAAGCCCTATCAGACAAACCCCGCACCTACAGACCCCGACCAGAGGGAGTTCTGGGGGGGACGGGACAACAAGGAGGAGCAAATGCTTCATGTGAGTGTGAGAATAGAGGAAGGGACCGAATGACAGACGAGGAGTAGGGAGGGGTGAGAAACTGAGAGAGAGATTTCTGTGAACCTCCTGGAGGTAGGAGATCACATCAGAAGACAGAATGCCAAGAACAGGGTCGTTTTGAAGCACATTCCCACGAAACGCAGGAGGAATAAGTGCTGCCATGATAATCATTCCCAAATGGGATTAATCTCAGCATCAGAAGCTTCACAGACTTGTTCCTCAACCTAAATCCACAACTTCATGCTTTCTTCTCCGGTCTTGAGTGGAGTTCTGTTGGGCGAGAGGCATCCATGCACATTCACTGAGCAGCATGTTCCATGAGGAGTACCATGAGGAGATggacagtgagtaacagtgtgtCTGCATGCTGGTCGGTGTGTGTCGTTTATCTTCTCGCCGTCTCCGTGACCTTCGCGTCCAACGTCACCTGCCGCAGCGCATGTCCCGTGCATCGGGCGCTCAGGGTCGCCAACTCCTCATCCGCCTCCGCCCCTGCATCCACCTCCACCTCCGGCCGGCATGTGCGCAGCTACGTGCACCTCCAGGGAGACGTGCGCCAGAGGAAACTCTTCTCCTTCCAGAAGTTCTTCCTTAGGATCGGGAGAGACGGGAGAGTCAACGGCACCAAGACCAAAGACGATCCCTGCAGTGAGTCCCCCGATAATAAATCACAACAATACTGTTTATTCAGTTGTGGCCAAACAATCACGTCGCGATTGCGAACGTTTGGAAACGTTATCAAGTGTACATCGCCTTAACTGTTAAGAAAATGCGTTCATCAGCGAGAAGCACAATTTAGAGTTTTATTAATCCCGATTAGAATTTGACAATTGACGTGTTTGGAAGTAGGCTAGCCTGCTAATCGTGCAATAATATTGGTAATGAAAAAGTTATGAACTGCATTGTGTAATTTAGatttaaatcacataaaaaatacaaataaaaaagctccgatgtaaataataatattaataagatgAACATTTATAGGCTGTTCATTTGCTTTAATTGGTTTTAAACTCTGTTGATTCTTAATTGCATTCTTAATTGCAAATCACTTAAACCAATAGTTTATGTACCTATTGTTAATATTTCTCACaatatttaaagtttaataaaGCGTCTAAGTTTGAAAGTACTTTAATTCTTTTTAAttgattagatagatagatagatagatagatagatagatagatagatagatagatagatagatagatagattcagtAGCCCATATCCTTATTTtgtttatggatttgtttctggATTATGTAATTatagtaaaaaatattgattattgtGACAtggaattaaatgtaattaattgcgaaattgtgaatgaattgaattctaattaaattaatatatttattaattaatttaaatttaaagtcgGAAAATCATTAAGAGTAggaatattttttacttttattggtaaactttacttttataattaaaggaattactttttaataaataatacgtTTGTTAATAATAGATAATTTTTACATTCAAATGTGCatataaatcaaatgttttatgGCATTTCTATTATATAGGCTTTCTATTCATATAACATTTCTATAGCCTGCAATATTTGTTAAAAACATTTAGCAAATTATTGCATATTATATCTAAGCAAAACACCTGATGTGAAACTAAATTCAGGCTGGTCCGTCTAAATGAACCACACAGgaataatattactaatatttaaaCCCCATAAATGAAATTAGCCActctaataaaacaaacaaaattaatggGCCGTTAAGGAATGcaatatacttttaaatgcataattgtgTCCTGACACCCAGAAACCTGAGAGCAATTAACCCACATATTGCCGTAAATATTTCCCCTGACACAGCAAAGGTGGAAATCCATCCTTTATAATGTGATCAAAGGTTAAGCTTTTGTTTGCATTGGCTGTGTATATACCTAACAGACTCATGGATCTCTAATTAGATTGTCTCTGGTTTGTTTTCAAATATTATAAGCCCATCAGGGAGATGCACAATGTGTTTTCGGTGTTTTACGCAGAACAAGTTAATTAGCCATTACTCATATGGAGCCCATTTGCAGATAAGGGTCTTCCTGTTtcctctgtgtgtgcgtgtgtttgtctGGTGTCTCGCACTGACATCCCTTCCTTTTTAACGCCACGGGGCGTCTTGATTTAGCCGTGTGTGGTTGTATGCGTTGTTTCTCCTAGACAACAGTGAGATGTCTTCTGTTTCTCAGATTATCCTCTGACAAAAAGTACGTCTCCTCTTgggtttcagaagagatctcaacacgGTCTCAAACTGTGTTATGAAAAGATATCtcaaagctgtcactgggatggTACATCATTGTACCTAAAGGGTCCATTATGGTACCTTAAAgatgcatattagtacctaaagtgtagCTTACATATTAGAACCAAAAATGTGCGTATTGGTACCTCAAGTGTGCATATTAGTACTTAAAATCTCAATATTAGTACCCATAATGTGCATACTAGTACCTGGAGTGTACATATTAATACTTCAGGtgtgcatattagtacctaaaagatataaaagtgtactttttgaaaaggtactgcccctgTGACAACTTTTGAACCTTTTTCCGGAGTAGGACAACTGTTCActcatttggttttatttatgtttcttcttttagaagaaaaatcTTTAATGGAACCCAATGTAAAGTATTTTGAGCTATAGAAGAGAAATGTCTGAGCAATAAAAGTTTGATCTGACCTCCTTAGCTTCTGTTTTGAACaatctttttgtaaaaaataaaaaatacttgaaatcctaaatatttaagaaagtccaccctctagttttttttttttttaggttatttgAGATCAGCATGGAAATGTACTGGGCTAGGGGAGTTTAGGGGCCAATGTGTGTTTGTCTAGCATCAGACATCACCGTGACATCATGTGTAAACATGTAACTTGATTAACATGTAACTCTCAGAGGTGATCAGGCGTTGAGAGGAAATGTCTGTCagatctgtgcgtgtgtgtgtgtgtgtgtgcgtgagtagTTTCCTCCTGATAGTCTCATCTGTGAGACAGACACACAACACTCAACCAGACTAAGCAAACTACACCCAGCTAAAGTCAAACATCATCAGCAATCATCATCAGGTgatcagacctttttttttttgcctgctgGATGATAAAACAGACTTGAGGAATCATTTGATTTACGCCCGgaaacaaccacccagaacacccgaGCAAACACTCATCCAAGCAAACATATCAATTCTTACCTTAGCATTGTGTCAGTGTGTTTTGCATTGGTAAGCTCTAGTTTAATGTGCTTTATTAGCAAAGATGCCTTAGAAACAGCGTCAGAGTGCTAAACTAAACATACATGGATCTCTCTGTGGCTCTGTCCCATTTTAACCCTGTCTTTCTGAATTTCACATCTCATTTATTCACAAGCGAGTAGCTAATTTAAGGGGTGTACAGCACAGCTGGTTGCTCTTATTTCTATAGGAATGAgcttacagtatgtgtgtgtgtgtgtgtgtgtgtcaggaacaACAGCAGTAATACACATGTTCTCACTTAACTGCTCTCAACTTTAACCAGCCCTAAAGAGCCTCCTGAGAGACTCGGACATCACATTTGGTTAAAGTTCTTGACGGTGAGAACGAGCAAAACAAATGTGTCAGTGATCAACATGTGATCCCAGAGGAACATGTTACTGCTCCACCATATCCACTTTATCTCAGATGTTTATCCTGAAAGAAGTAAAAATAGGCAGAAGTGAGACAATTGTTGACACACTGTATGAGTACAGAGCTGTAAAATGAATGTGGAGCAGCTGAATTTGATGAGAAATCTATGAGGGATCATATTGGGTTTTGATTGCTGGTTCAGTATCTTGAGCAAATCGGATCGCAGATTCTTTGGTTAAAAATACagctatattgtgaaatattattatcatttaaaataaccacattctattataatatattttaaaaaagggaaTAAGTTTttgtaaatctgaattttcagcatcataactccagtcttcagtatcatgtgatccttcagaaatcattctgatttgctgatcaagatACATTTCTGTGAACGTAgttcacaataatatttttacagaaacagtgatgcattattttttaaggattctttgattaatagaaagttcaaaagaacaacatgtatttgaaattgaaatattttgcattcatataaatgtctttactgtcagtttggATTactttaatgaatccttgctgagcaaattaattcatttatttgagagaaagaaaaactatTAAACAACCAAGCTCAGTTTAATTTAGAAAATTCTCTCTTTGAGAAACTATTGAGATATTAAAGATAATTCATGAATGAACCTATAAAATTCACTTTTGGCCAATGCATTTTTAACCAATATGCAATTTGCAATATTCaaacaaaatgcaattaaatggtagaaatagttatttttctcTTGTAAGATTCTACATGTTGACATACAGTATCTTAAACCTATTTGTGTGTAATACTTACTAGTGCATCACATCCTGTGCGTGATTTAGTTGAATTAGAAACAGAGCAGCTACTGTTAGTCTGCAGGCAGAGTTTCATGAATGGCGTGATGTGAATATCGCTCGCGACACATCAAAGGTGAGCGTCTTTCACGTTCAGTAATGGGCTCTGACAAAAGAATAATCCTCGGCGGGTGAAATTACACTAGTCTTTATAGCGCAGATCCAGTGTTGGTGGAAATGGATACTGCAGTAGTGACGCTGTCCTTAGGCAAGACATGATTTGGGAAACACTGGCCTTTGTGCTCCTGAATGAAGAGACCGCTGGCtgggaaaaacacaaacaatggGTCTGTGAGGGAAGTGACATCATTCTGAGGACCATGATGCACAGCTTCAGCAGCTCATGTCACAAGTGCATCAATGAATCTGTTTTTGGGATAATGTTAGATGCAGGTCATTATGTTAAtgtaaaaccatgaaaaaaacaaaacatacttgATGCACACTACCATTtagaaagatttatttatttttcaaaaaatgtatactttattaAGCAagtgtgcattaaattgatcaaaagtgacagtaaagacgtttatCATTTTAAGGTTCTATTTCAATTGACAGTTCGCAAATATATgaagcacaactcttttcaacattgataataataagaatgtttctggagcagcaaatccgcatatgagaattatttctgaaagagaccgaggactggagtaatgatgctgaaaattcagctatgcatcacaggaataaattatattttaaaatatattcaaatagaaaactgttattttaaattgttaaactatttcacaatattactgattttactgtatttttatcaattaCATGagaccttggtgagcataagagattcctttcattaaaataacattaaataccAACCCCACACTTTTTGcattgaaataaaatgctatttaataTAATTCTGTACACTTCAGTTTATGAAAAGCAATTGTTAAGGACCCCATCAGGTAAAAACACAAAATCAAAATCGAGTTTTATCTTTAGTGTTCTTTCGTCAGTGCAGAATATTCCAATGAAATCTTGGTTTGcctttttaatcttttatcaaaatatataaaactttgcCTCctaaatgactttattttttagCTAACAGCAccaaaaaactgttatttttcaaaattgcatcaatcaatttatttttagcaactttttatttattacacagcTGTAACACCACATGTAATTTTATTAGATTTGAACTGGTTGGATATAAACCTCTCGCAGTGgattttagcattatttgttCTACACTAAAACAGACGTCAGACGTTGAAGACTAGAGTTTTGCTGGTGTCCTACATTGAGTAGCAGGTTGAATTGTATGTAAAAGTTTTAAGGAATTGAATCAGACTAATGATTAAAGCGCAGTGGGGGTGTTAAACCCAGCGTCTGGTCTGTCCTTGAGAGAGACTCCAACAGATTTATGAGCTTTTATGGGGATTCCAGTGTAAAGCTGTCCCACGTGTATCCTGATGCTGTTTGATAAAGTGGGAGTCAGCTGTCTGTCTGACTGCACTGGTGTTTGATGCCAGTAATGGTTCATGCTTACTAAACCACATGCTTAAAAAAGACCAACAGACACTGAATATTTGCACACTGGATTAAAGTCTGTCACTTGGGTAAAAATTAGACAGGTCTGAACTAACATGGTACTAGCATAGAATTTGTGAAATTCATTGGAATACCATATAATTACTAAGTGTTTTTTCCCAACATATAgccaatctgtttttttttttacatgtactgtgataatcatgtttttattattatttgcatttactcaTTTtgtagatgcttttattcaattttattatgctttaaagggttagttcacccaataatcaaaattatgtcattaataactcaccctcatgtcgttccaaacccgtgagtcCTCCGTTCACctttgaaacacagtttaagatattttagatttagtatgagagctctctgtccctccattgaagctgtgtgtacggtatactgtccatgtccagaaaggtaagaaaaacatcttcaaagtagtccatgtgacatcagagggtcagttagaatttgttgaagcatcggaaatacattttggtccaaaaataacaaaaactacgactttattcagcattgtcttctcttccgtgtctgttgtgagagagttcaaaacaaagcagtttgtgatatccggttcgtgaacgaatcattcgatgtaaccggatgtttttgaaccagttcaccaaatcgaactgaatcgttttaaacggttcacgtctccaatacgcattaatccacaaatgacttaagctggtaacttttttaatgtggctgacactccctctgagttcaaacaaaccaatatcccggagtaatgcatttactcaaacagtacactgactgaactgctgtgaagagagaactgaagatgaacaccgagccgagccagataacgaacgaaagattgacacGTTCTCATATACAGTACAACATGTACAATGGTACAATTCCTAACATTTACTCATGTATatcatgttttctcttttttttttttgagacagtgGCTTCTTTGATGtacttatttgtgtttatttgtgtatacTCTAATTCCTTTAAATGGAATGAAAGATTAAATATCAGTTATGACAGAATGGTTTATTTTTCTGCGTCTGAACTAAAGTCCACTATCATGTTTTCAAACATCCTCTTTGTAGTTGTCACAGGAAGCAGTCAGGATGCTTCAGGCATGAGCCGGACGTACAGGAGACCACCAGTACACTGCAATGTGTGCCACAGATGGCTTCACAGCTCCCCCAAACGCCTCACTATCAGTGACAACTAGGCATGATGCAATGATTTGCGCAATGCTGTTTTCCTCGGTCTCAAAAAACGACAAcggtttattttgcatttttaggcACCAGACATTAGGCcagcacaaataaaacaaaaaaaacacaagtggaTTTTGGCAGAAGGCTGTGGAAAATGCACGTCTGCGCAAACAACTGCAAGCCAACGACGCAGCGTTTAGTAACGTGCAGCAGAGCATGACATGCCCGGGAAAACAAGGCAGCATGTAAAGAAAAACCAGCAAATAGGCCCAGTTTAAACTTGACCTCCTGGTGCGCTGCTCGACATCTGCTGAGGTTTTTCTCCATTTCGGTTGCTCTCGCAGGTGTTTGGCTCGTATGCGTTGGAAGGTGGGATTACAAACACATTTACTGTAATGGCTTGGCTTGTTCTCCGAGCTCTCTTTTGTGGTTACTCAAGTGTGGCCTCACTGACATGGAACTTCAAAGCAAGGCTCAGTGTAGAAATTAGCgctttatttttgtcattttagaataATAGTAACGTCATCAAAACTATTCACACTAATAGATGTGTGTGGGAATATGCGAGAACTGTTATATTTAAGCTCTATGGGGGGCATCCTCCCTATTGAGGGAGAAATATACAttagcaaaaatatttttcaaaaagtcaaacaaagggtattaaagtttttatatttaattcagtgGGTTACTTGCCATTTCACTGCATTATTTATCAAATTTACTAacagtttctgagtgaaaattgtttctatactacttctttgtttttgttcttcagGATAATGCAATGTTAGCTTtgatactattacagtttttaatactagttttagttattttagaaaatgaaaatggGTCATGTTGCATTGGCAATtagttaattaatacattttatttaaattataacatttattgcattttaagtaacaaatattttttgtggttttaattcTAGTTAACTATAATTGTGATATGAAGGACTCTTACTGGCTGCTTTTCTGCTCCaatcatcttttaaaaaaatgttttgtatagaAACTTAACAATTTATAGCATCTTCCTTTAGATTAAATTGATTTCTGTCAGCTTTTGACTAGTAGAGCATGTTAACCTGCGATGTACCTGGTTCTGGTTGAtgtgttttgtatgtgtgtggtACAAACATATGGTAGTCGGACAAGCATGTACGTCAGCCTTGCATTTGTGCTTCACGTGAACGTTGGTGGTTTGGGTCtgaatgggtgtgtgtgtgtgtgtgtgtgtgtgggagcttCACTGGGTCTTTTGCAGTGAGCTCCGTTCTGCTGTCGTCTTTGATCACTGATCATTGAAGCTTCTCTAATCCGTCTCACTGTCATCCTGTCTGTGTTGTTCCTTCCTTTCATGCTTTCATCCCAGCGCTGAGAGGACACAGAGCCCTCGGATAGTTTTACCATCTCACTTGATACCTGCAACCCGAGACCCCAATGGAGCCacttcacacacgcacacacacacacacacacacacacacataaacggaTAGATGAGTGCACACTATACCTGCACATACATTCACTCCCTCACATTCACACATTATGTCGCtgatacagtacagatatttttATGTGATAGCCGAAAACCATTTTGATTGCCAATTCAGACAATATACAGTAAACAATGTAGATAACTGCTTAGTAATTTTAAAACCTGGTATTGAAAAAAGAGGTTTGTTTATGAGGAAAAATCATCATAAATCTGTCCTCTTTAATAtgtgtatttctatatatatatatattcagacatatTAGAGATTAGAGAAAACTTCCCAACCAATTATCATTAAATGATATCAAGTTATaacaaaattacattatatattttcaatataacgAAAGGTTTAAATCGATAATTTTAGTTAGTTCGTTTTAGTGatttagttgtgtttttgttgtttttattttatttatttttttaaatattactttactgattttattaattttatttctattactttagaatttttttagattttatttaaagtaataattatacatataatatgCAAAGAAAAACAAGTAGTTTAAACTTGACATCTTAAATATAGtgtatttaatattatgtatCTTAATcatgaataattttaatattttatatatatatatatatatatatatatatatatatatatataaattttaattcaGGAATAAACTACTTGAGAGTTTCCACAGCAGCTAATTATCTGCATCCATTATCAGCATAATCTGATACAGATAattaagaaaaactaaaatactgactGATAGTGATGTGCTCACTGATATACTGCAtataaagatacacacacacaaccaattAACACACAAACTCTATCAAATCAGAAAGCAGCCACAGAGGACAGGAGTGATTTCCTGAGAAATACAAACACAGATCTGTGAGTTGCTGTACAGAGGAAGCATCCAGTGCATCTTCCTCTTCGTAGGGGGGCCGCAGAACTGTTTTGAGTGGTGACTCTAGCTGTCATGATAGAAGCATCTTTCGACACATTTGCACTGATCAAAGGGCAGCCGCAGCAAACCCCCGCAAGTCCAGCCGCAGGGTTCACACCCGCAGCCACTGGGGTTATCAGCCTCCGATAGTCAGGCGTCACATGCTCCcatgtgagagggagagagagagagtgtgtgtgtgtgtgtgtgtg includes these proteins:
- the LOC113067970 gene encoding fibroblast growth factor 10-like, encoding MRSTMRRWTVSNSVSACWSVCVVYLLAVSVTFASNVTCRSACPVHRALRVANSSSASAPASTSTSGRHVRSYVHLQGDVRQRKLFSFQKFFLRIGRDGRVNGTKTKDDPCSILEITSVDVGIVAIRGISSNLYLAISKKGELYGARNYGLNCRLKERIEENGYNTYASAEWRNKKRQMFVGLSAHGRPLRGRKTRRKNTATHFLPILV